The Hymenobacter sp. DG01 sequence CCCAAGTCCCTTACAGACCCTATTTATTTTTCGGATGATCGTAGAAGTAGTACTCGGCGTTGGCCCGGTCAATTTCGGCCCAGCGGGCGCAGTTGAATTTCAGGCACACAATGGCGGCCGTGGGCATGTCGGGGATGCTGCTGGGGGAGAGGATGTTGGCAAACTCCGTGATGGTAGGGTTGTGGCCCACCAGTAGCACCGAGTCGGCGGGGTCGGGCAGCTGGCGCACCACAGCCAGCAGGTCGGGCACGGTGGCCTCGTAAATGGGCTCTACCACCTCCACCCGCTCGGGGGGGTAGTCCAGCTCACGGGCCACCAAGGCGGCCGTGCTCAGGGCCCGCACCGCCGGGGAGGTTACCAGCAGATTCAGCTGAATCTGGCGCTTGGCCAGG is a genomic window containing:
- a CDS encoding histidine phosphatase family protein — translated: MKTLYLMRHAKSSWSFDDLTDKERPLNDRGRDDAPAMGQALAKRQIQLNLLVTSPAVRALSTAALVARELDYPPERVEVVEPIYEATVPDLLAVVRQLPDPADSVLLVGHNPTITEFANILSPSSIPDMPTAAIVCLKFNCARWAEIDRANAEYYFYDHPKNK